The Raphanus sativus cultivar WK10039 chromosome 2, ASM80110v3, whole genome shotgun sequence genome includes a region encoding these proteins:
- the LOC130508714 gene encoding MDIS1-interacting receptor like kinase 1-like — protein MKIRVIVLFLYYCYYIGSTSSVSASTGNGKDLSVLLSVKSTLIDPLNFLKDWKLPGNSDHCSWTGVQCNSHGNVEKLDLSGMNLTGKISDSIKQLTSLVSFNVSCNGFESLLPTSLPSLESIDISQNEFSGNLFVFGNESLGLVHLNVSGNNLSGNLTEDLGNLVSLEVLDLRGNFFQGSLPRSFKNLQKLRFFGLSANNLTGELPRVLGELSSLETAILGYNEFKGPIPPEFGNMSSLKYLDLATGDLSGPLPSELGKLKSLETLLLYQNHFTGKIPPEIGNITTLKFLDISQNALSGEIPVEITKLKNLQLLNLMGNKLSGSVPAEISNLAELHTLELWNNTLSGELPSDLGKNSPLEWLDVSTNSFSGEIPSTFL, from the exons atgaaGATAAGGGTTATCGTTCTCTTCCTCTACTACTGTTATTACATTGGTTCTACCTCCTCTGTTTCAGCTTCCACCGGCAATGGCAAAGACCTCTCTGTTCTGCTCTCGGTTAAATCAACTCTTATCGATCCCCTCAACTTTCTCAAAGACTGGAAGCTCCCAGGAAATAGCGACCATTGTAGCTGGACCGGTGTTCAGTGCAACTCCCACGGCAATGTTGAGAAGCTTGACCTGTCGGGAATGAATCTCACGGGTAAAATCTCTGATTCCATCAAACAGCTAACAAGCCTCGTCTCTTTCAACGTCTCATGCAACGGATTTGAATCTCTGCTTCCGACATCGCTCCCTTCGTTGGAATCTATAGACATAAGCCAGAATGAATTCTCCGGGAATCTTTTCGTGTTCGGCAACGAATCACTTGGACTCGTTCATCTAAATGTTTCAGGGAACAATCTCTCTGGAAACTTAACTGAAGATCTCGGGAACTTGGTCTCTTTAGAAGTTCTTGATCTCCGTGGGAATTTCTTTCAAGGGTCACTTCCACGTTCGTTCAAGAATCTGCAGAAGCTGAGATTTTTCGGATTATCTGCGAATAATCTCACGGGCGAGTTACCTAGAGTTCTCGGCGAGCTCTCTTCACTTGAAACAGCCATTCTTGGTTACAACGAGTTCAAAGGTCCGATTCCACCGGAGTTTGGGAACATGAGCAGCCTCAAGTATCTTGATCTAGCCACCGGAGATCTCAGTGGTCCACTTCCCTCTGAGCTCGGGAAGCTAAAGTCACTCGAGACGCTTCTCTTGTACCAAAACCACTTCACCGGTAAAATACCGCCAGAGATCGGTAACATTACCACTCTCAAGTTTCTCGATATCTCACAGAACGCGTTATCCGGCGAGATTCCAGTGGAGATAACaaagctgaagaaccttcaGCTACTGAACCTGATGGGCAACAAACTCTCTGGCTCTGTTCCTGCGGAGATCAGCAATCTGGCGGAGCTACACACCCTCGAGCTCTGGAACAACACGCTCTCCGGCGAGCTACCAAGCGATCTCGGGAAGAATTCTCCCTTAGAGTGGCTTGACGTTTCCACAAACTCCTTCTCCGGCGAGATCCCTTCCACATT TCTCTAG
- the LOC130508112 gene encoding MDIS1-interacting receptor like kinase 1-like, whose product MPRSATVLAVKKLWRSAADIEDGTTGDFVGEVNLLGKLRHRNIVRLLGFLYNDKNMMIVYEFMLNGNLGDAIHGKNAAGRLLVDWVSRFNIALGVAHGLAYLHHDCHPPVIHRDIKSNNILLDANLDARIADFGLARMMARKKETVSMVAGSYGYIAPEYGYTLQVDEKIDIYSYGVVLLELLTGRRPLDPEFGESVDIVGWVRKKIRDNISLEEALDPNVGNCRYVQEEMLLVLQIALLCTTKLPKDRPSMRDVISMLGEAKPRRKSNSNEENTSRGGLAEKQPSVFSASPVNDLL is encoded by the exons ATGCCTCGATCGGCCACCGTACTCGCCgtgaagaagctatggagatCCGCCGCGGATATCGAGGACGGAACCACCGGAGATTTCGTCGGCGAAGTGAACCTCTTGGGGAAGCTACGGCACAGGAACATCGTGAGGCTCCTCGGATTCTTGTACAACGACAAGAACATGATGATCGTGTACGAGTTCATGCTCAACGGCAACCTCGGCGACGCGATTCACGGGAAAAACGCCGCCGGGAGGCTCTTGGTGGACTGGGTGTCGCGTTTCAACATCGCGCTCGGCGTAGCTCACGGCCTCGCTTACCTCCACCACGATTGTCATCCTCCGGTGATCCACAGAGACATCAAATCGAACAACATCTTGCTCGACGCGAATCTCGACGCCAGAATCGCCGACTTCGGCTTGGCCAGGATGATGGCGAGGAAGAAAGAAACCGTTTCGATGGTCGCCGGTTCTTACGGTTACATCGCTCCCG AGTATGGATACACACTGCAGGTGGACGAGAAGATAGACATTTACAGCTACGGCGTCGTTTTACTTGAGCTGTTAACCGGAAGAAGACCGTTGGACCCGGAGTTTGGAGAGTCTGTGGATATTGTGGGGTGggtgaggaagaagataagaGACAACATATCTTTGGAAGAAGCATTGGATCCTAACGTTGGAAACTGCAGATATGTTCAAGAAGAGATGCTTTTAGTGCTACAAATAGCTCTTCTCTGCACCACGAAGCTCCCTAAAGACAGACCTTCGATGAGAGACGTGATATCGATGCTCGGGGAAGCTAAACCGAGGAGGAAAAGCAATAGTAATGAGGAAAACACTAGCCGTGGTGGCTTGGCCGAGAAACAGCCATCGGTGTTTAGTGCTTCACCTGTAAATGACCTTCTTTAG